The window tttgttttaatgacattCGAGAAGCTTCCAGAAAAGATGAGTGTTGACAGACAAGTGCAGAGGTGAAGTCACAGGAGAAAGGTGAGAAGGAAGGGGTGGCTGTGACTGGAGAGGTGGGGGCCCTGGTCCTCAGGAGGGGCTGGGCACAGCCTCTCGCTGTCTTCTGGAGGTCGGTGCTGCCCTCCGCTGGCCTGCCTTCAGAACAGCCTGCTGGGACAGTGGGGGCTGGGAACCTCCTCCAAACCCCAGGGCCACTCCACAGCATCATATCTGGGtctgatttctttttgttggaCTTGACTCATTTTTAACAGGTAGAAAGCATCAAAAAGacccccaaaccaaaccaaaccaccaACCAACATTTCCTTCTTCTTAGCTGGCAAACAAAGCAAAGGGCTTCaacttctaaatttctttttcaattttagaagGTCTGAAAGTCAGAATGGTAGAATTTTAAGCTGAAATCTTAAAAACGCCACAGTCCCCTACCAGACTGCACTTCGCCTGGCTCACTGTTCACCTTTAGCTGGCAGGCAGTGCTTTTCCAAGCCAAGGCCCACCTCTCTCCCAAGGGTGACTCTAGGCTGCTGTCACTCACTCTCAGGCGTCCTTGCTTGGCAGCTCTGGGGTGGGCAACTCTGCCACCCTTGCCCGTTTGCTGAGTTCTTCACCAGGCGGCTCCTCAGCTGCTTCCAGCTTGCGTTTGGGGGATGCTGGGCCACTGGGTAGTGGTCTGGGGCCTGCAGGGAAGCATGTTAAAGGGTCACAGAGACTACCTATAGCCAAGACGACCCCACCCTGTAGCAGCAGCTCTTTGGCCACAGACTGCCCCTCAGACCTTCCTTTCAGCAGTGACCTTGCCGGAGATGTCTGAGAACACGGCCAGGACTGCTGGCGGGGCTCCAGCTTCCAGCCCCCATCCCACGGGTTCCAGGTTAAAGGGGATTTGGCCTGTCTGATGTCCTTGCTCTGAAGGCGAGGCACTCCCCCATCACCCTGGGCCTCTGGCAGCGCTGACGAGCAGAACCCCAACCCATGGTGCCAGCCCGGCTGGGTAACTGGACGAAGCCTTAGTTCTTGTCAGCGGCATATCGCTATCCTCAGTCCACAGCCAGaggctcagaatgcagcacacaATCTCCCGCCGTCACTGCCACCTCCTGCTGCACACCGGTCGCACCCACTTCCTTGCTTTGATGTGCTCATGCCTCTCCCACACTGTCCACTCCCAGATGGCAGCCAGCAGAGCTTTTAAAACTTTGGTGGGggctggggggtgtagctcagtggcagagcacttgactagcatgcacaagaccctgggttcaatccccagctcccgctgccccccaaaaaataccTTCCAAAGTGGGACCATGCCCCACCCTGCTGACCCCTTCAGAGTGACATGGACCCTCCTTATCCTGCTACACTTTGTTTCCAGCTCATCCTAGCTCCTCATGCATGACATACTGCCTCtgcccttcctctgtcccttcaGTGGGCTCTGCTGATTCCTGTTTCTGGCCTTTTCTTGCTATTCCCTTTGCCTAGAATGTTCCTCCCAGTTCTTAGAAAAGCTGACTTCTGCTCATCACATGGTCATCAGCCACCCTCAGAAATGTGTTCTCTGACTCTCTCTGCTAAAGTGGCCCAAGGAACCCTTAGCTCCCCAGTCCTCTCCATTGAGCCACTCAATTGGATTTTCCTCAAAAGCACTTGTTACGATTTTCTgcaggtgcacacctataatcccgatggctcgggaggctgaggcaggaggatctcgagttcaaaaccagcctcagcaacagtgaggcgctaagcaactcagtgagaccctgtctctaaataaaatacaaaatagggctggggatgtggctcagtgattgagtgctctTAAGTTCAACCCCAGTATCCCTCCCCTAAAAAGCACTTCTTATGATTTTACTTGGTTCCCTTACTACCTGTCTGCCCAGGTGGAATATGAGCTCCCCTAGGCAAGGACAAATTTTGGTTTCAGCCCTGAAGACTGAAGTGGTGGCATAGGTGACAGGAGGCCACAAGCCAGCTCTGCAACTCACCTGTGCTGGAGGTGCTGGCAGCCTGGCTCGAGCCAGGCTCTGCCACAGGGTGGCTGAGGTCTTCCACACAGGAAGGGACAGATGCCAGCAGACCTAGGGGAGAGGCAGGGACGTAATCAGAATGCAGCCCTGAGGAGTACAGAAGTGCAGGCAAGAGGAACGAGGAGTCGGGAGGGTGGGCCCTTGTCGCTGAGGGTTCCAACTCCATCTACTATCCAGGGAGGTCCCACCCAGCCCAGGCTGCAGTGTCCTGTGTCCCAGGAAGTCAAGTCAATATCATAGCCTTAAAAGACAGCGCTGGATTCCCTGGAAAGCCTCTGCAAGTCCCCATCTATCTAGGTCTCTGGGCCTGCAGGTGCCGTCCCTCCCTCGGCTAGGAGATGGCGGGGGCGGGAGGACAGCCAGTGGCTCCTTACAGAGTCCGCGGTAGCGTGAGAGCTGCTGGTAGATCTGCTTCATTCGCTCGATATTGAGCCGGCTGGTCTCCGCGTGGTTGACGATGGGCCGTGGGTAGTCCACGCCAATGATGCACTTGGCTGCCTTCTGAATTGACTCTGGGGCGTTCCAGGGCTCATAGATGTATCGAGAAGGGAAGCCTTTCAATTTGGGTAAGTACCGCCTGAAACATACAGTGGACGACCCATTAGCATGGCTGGGCCTCCTCCTAAGGGCCAGGGGCATCCCATCCTAGGAGGAGGCCATGATGGCCAGAGGCCAGACAGCAGGCTTGCAGCCTCACCTGATGTAGTCCCCGCTGGGGTCCGTGCGGCGGCCGAAGCCCACAGGGCAATAGCAGTGGAAGAACTGCTGGAAGAAAGCACTGCAGGAGAGCCACATCCAGCTGCCTGCGTTCACGCTGAAGTCTGCATCCAGGAGCAGCTCGTCAAACACCTAGAGGGGTGGGAGACCATCAGCCTCCTTGGGCACCTACTGCCATCGTCCTTCCCAAGTCACCACAATGTCCCGAGGAGCCAAAGCCTTTCTGCTGAGGGCAGGCCACGCAGGATTTGGAGGGGATCTCCTGGTCCCAGGGATCCCGCCCTATCCCTCAGCCCAGAAAGGGGCTGCCCTTCATTGGGCCCGATGGGAGGGTATAGGCCGGCTTCCGCTGAGGGCACTCACCCGGACCCCGCTCTCCCAGCTGACCCAGAGGTCCCCGCGGGTGAGGAAGCAGGCCACAGCGTGCCTGGCCAGATGATGGAtccagccctcctgcctcagttgggTCATGATGGCGTCAATCCAGGGGAAGCCTGTCTTGCCCTCGGCCCACTTGGCCAGGGCCTCAGGGTTGCGGTCCCAGGGGATCTGGATGCAGATGGGGTTCCCCTCCATGCGATCAAACCTGGGGTTGTTGGTGGCTGCCGTGTAGAAGAACTCTCGCCACAGGAGTTGCCCAAACAGGGAGAGGGGAGGTGTGCTGTTCTTCTTGACCTGAGGGGCAGGGTTCCACGTGAATATACTCTCGCCCAGACCTTAGCTCTGGTCACTCAGCTCTCTCCCACAAAGCAACCTAGAGCTCCCAAATTTGGTGGCTCCAAATCCCCTGGACACCCAGAGGGCCTGTCCCCTAGAAGTGATGCAGTGTGCCTACAGAGTCAACACCCAGCCCCACTGTGCCAGCCCACGGATCCGAGCAGTGTTAACGTTGCAGAGAAAGGCTGGGTATAGCTCGGGGGCACAGTGCCTGCTTGAGTGTGATCCttgcaccaccaaaaacaaagacCGAAGAGAGCTTCAGGGAAGGGACACTGCTGCAGCCCCAAGACTAGTCACACCCTGAGGCCTGCTTTTCAACCTGTCCTTCTGCACTACTGGAAAATCTGGGTTCATTCAGATAGTGACTCAGCACATGCTCCGCTCTGCCACCTCATGAAAATCAACTCTTCCCGATTCCCCTGGACCCAGCACCTCCAGGATCCACAACCCAGCCCCCGCTGAGGGCCAGAGGGGGAAGGATCCTTTTCAGGGTGATTGGCAGGCCTAGAAGACTGGGCCTGTGTCACCCTCTCTGTGCCCTCACCTTTTTATACAGGTCCCACAGGCGGTAGTAGAAGAGGCGGCAAGACAGGCAGCCGAAGCGCAGGTAGGGACTGAGGCCCGTGGGGCTGGCCAGCAGGGAGTTGGCATTCATTCGGGGTCTCTCATAGTTGGCAACCCAGGCCTGCAGCAGACAGGGGAGGGACAAGTCACACAAGTTAAAAACTGAGGCCCTGGCAGGTTGAGTTTTGCTAAGGTCAAACAACAGAGAGCCTTGGGACAAGGACCTGAACCCTATGCCCCGTCCACTCCTATGCGCAGCCACTGTGAGACAGTACCGCCATCCGAGGGCGCCCGTGTGCTTGCCCCGACTTTCCCACTTAACTTGTGGTACTATTGCAAATGAGTTATTTAGTCCCTTAGCTACCCATCTactaaataagaacaaaatttccCATCGCCGGGGATGAAATAAAAGGAGACATGAAAGAATTCTGAAAGCACTGAACAAACCGAAAttatacagaattaaaaaaaccAGTTTCTCCTGTAAGGAACTAACTAACTCAGCTTCTTCTCTAGTCACCAGGCCCCGAGGGCTGTTGCTGTGCGTCACAGACACCTAGGGACTTCTCACCGCAGTTCCGTTCAGGGAAGGAGGGAACTCTCAACCCACTTCTGAGGACCAACAGAGTCATTCATTTTGGGGGTCATTTGTCATATATTATTGGTCTTATCTTTTTCATCAATAaccactggctcaggaggctgaggcagaaggactgcaagttcgaggtcagtctcagaaacttagctagaccctgtctcaaaaaacagaaaGCCCCGACCAGCGCTTTATCTTCCCAACTCACTGCTGCGTGTGCTCCTCTCGGGACCTTAACAATTCTCTGGGCGGCATTTATCATTACCTCCTTCAAAGACGAGGAAGCTAAGCTCCAAGGGGCTCTGTGACTTGGGGTTATAGAGAGGCAAGAAATGTGGCCcaacactgcaaaacaaaaacaaaccaacccaaCGACAAACAGACAGGGCTGGAAGGAACGTGGGCATCTGACTGCAGATTCCAGTCTCTTCCTATTACAGCTAAAAACTGCTTTCTCTCTCAACTCCTGACATGgtttccttctctccatttccttctctccttgATGACCGTTCCACACTTCCCCCCGACCCTCCAGCAGATGACCTTCTTGTCTTATGATAAAAACAAAGGAAGCCATCAGGTGGGGTGCACCTCTTCTTCCAGCTACTCAATTTCCAGGCTCACCTGCAGCCCCTCCCTGCCCATGCGGCCCTCGGCCAAGGCCTCCGCTTGCTCCGCagccctcccctcttccttctcttgcaCGCTCGCCCTCTCCTCTACAGAAAACTCTAAGAACTGGAAAAATGATCTTATTTTTCTTACTGCAAAACAGACCAAACACAAAGGACCTCTGGTACCCTGTGGGCCTCCACACTAGGCCCCCCTCCTCTACACAGCtgacccctccccagcccccaccctacCCCCACTTTCCAGTCCACCAGGCTGGCTTCGGTCTCCACTGCTCTGCCGCGCTGGTGTCCAGTCTCCTGCGATTTCCACGCCGTCTGATCCTAAAGGCATTTTCTGTGCTTGTAACGTTGGACCTCTCGGCGGCACAGCGCCCTGCTGTCCGCTCCCCTGTCTCGTTTCCGCCCTTCCTTGGACTTCAGTGCTTCCACACTCGCCTGGGTGCCTTCCAGCTGGCAGGCTGCTCCTGGGCTTTCACAGGCTTGGCCTGCCTACCCAGCCCTTATGTGTCAGCAGCCTGGGGTCTGGCCGAGGTTCGCTAGTTCCATGGCTCCCAGTAGCTTCTCTGCAGATAATCGCCGTGTCTGCGGCTCTAGCCAGATGGCCTCATCCGGCTGCCTTGAAGGTAACATGCTCTTTTCTTCAAACTCATCCTTCCACCATCCTCCCCTGAGAAAATGTTCTGTGGCCACCTGGCTGCCAAGGCCTTTGGCCAGCCCTGCACCACGTCCAGTCAATTTACTGCCACACCTTCCACCTCCCATCCATCCTGCGCTCTGTTCTCTGCTGAGATCAGCGTTAAGGTCATAGCTAGACTGCACACCTGTCACGGCCAGTGACTGGCCTCCCTGCATCTGCTTTCGGTCCCTGCAAATCCCCCTTCCACACAGGGCCCAGAGGGTCACACTGCTCTTAAGTACAGCCTAAGCGCACCCACACCTGGAGCTGCGCCTCTGGCCCCTCTTCTGGAGGCACCACGCTCTCTCCAGCCTGTGGGCACCACCTCACCTGAGCCTGTCCTCCCCGGCTCCCTGCTTGGCTGCCACCTCCTCCGGGTCTCACCCTCAGCAGCTAAACAGGCCCTGACTGCCCTGACCCCACCCTGCCCTTTTCTAATccttttcttttaagtaaaatgtAGACAAGGAGACCCACACAAGCGTGTGGCATTCGTGGCTGAACAAATTATTCTAAGGCAAACACCCAGGCAGCCACCACCAAGTTCAAGGAACAGGACTCTGCGAGTCACCCAGGAGTTGGTTTACATGCTCACTCCAGTGCAGCTCTCCCTCCCCAACAAGTGACCCCTCCCCAACTTCTCTGATAATCTTTTCCTGCTTTTGTTTTGGTAtaggggatttaacccaggaccttactgagtcacatcctcagtccttttttatttttattttgagacagggtctcactaagttgcttagggccttgctgaattcctgaggctggcctcgaactttcggtcccctgcctcagtttcctaagttgcagggattacaggtgtgccaccgtgcccagctgttCCTGCACTTTTTGAATGCTTACATCTTTCCACTTTGGCAAGGCATGCTTGGAAGAGATGGCTTCGCCCTTTCAACTACTCCTAGCATTTTGAAGTAGCTGCTGTTTTGCACCCACATGTGCATCCTTTGGTGCTATAGTTTAGCCCTGGCCACTAAAAACTCCTGCTGtatgttatttaaatttctattaatcTACACctcctgtcatttttttcttttcctattcccccctttttttttgtactggggattgaacccaggggcatttaacaactgagccacattcccagtgacCCCCACCCttacttagagatagggtttctaagtagttgcttagggcctcactaagttgctgaggctggctttgaactcacaattctcctgccccagcctcctgagctgctgggattacaggcatgtgccaccgtgcctggctcctGTCCATTTTTCTGTGGAAGAGCCCAGCCACTGGACTTATGGGATTCCTGGTGGGATTTTGGTGACCACACACCTGTGCAGCTCAACACATCCCTGTCTGTGTACAGGTTGCAAACCAGTGGCTGACACTAGACACTGGACTGAACTTGGTTTGATCCTCTAGGAAGTCTACAGGGAGCACATAATGCCCAATTGTCTCTCTTTATGGTGCATGATGTGTTATCACGGGGGTTGCAAAGTGGTGGCATTCTAATTCTGTCACCCTGCTTCATTTTATGATCAGAATACTTTTATAGAGACGCTTACCCTCATCTACTAATCTAGAGGTGAAGACCAgacagtttgtcttttttttttgccttccttTTTTGGTAACAGCAAGTGATCTTCCTAGGCCTTCCCTAATCTTAGGACTAATAGGTAAAGCAGAGCCACACCCACTTTCTAATGCTGGGAGTAGGCTGTGAGACTTACTATCCCCAGTCACAGTGATTTTAAGTCAGGGAAGGTCACATACCCCAAGCCAGGTCAACGAAAACACTCCTTGAGACTTTTCCCGAAGCTTTTAGAAAAGAACACACACCTTCCTCTGGTGTTACTAAACCAATGGGAAATAGGCTCTTTGCCACTGCTCAAGGAAAGCCTGAGAATGAAATAATATGTAGGAAAGCAGAAGTAGGAGATGGAGAATGCTTTCCTGATAGCAGTCTCTGGACACCTGGAACCAGCTGTGCCTGAAGGCTATACCTTTGACTCCTGATTATGTTGATTCCTGGTTTTCAAAACCAAGTTGCAAACAGGAACCGAATGATATGATTCTGTTCTTTGCACTCACAACCCTCCTGGAGTCTCTCCTTTTCTAGACCTCAGGACGCCTGTAATTCCTTGTTCAATGATCAATACCAGTAGACTGTGCTTTTGGAGACAGACTCCATGCCTGTCTTGTTTGGCAGTCTTTCTAGAAACTAGAACATCCTCCGTGATTAGCTTTTCACTTCACATTTGGGAGGCTGACATATTTAAAGTGCACCTCCTGGACAGGTTCAGCTCCTGGGTACACGGCGCTTCTGTCCTCCCAGATCATAGAACAGGGCATACCCTCTGGCTACCACTGAGTCTGAACGGGTCCATGAGAGACAGGGCTCTCCAGGGACGTGGGGAGCAGGAACCCCTGACTTGGTGATCTGAGGGGGTAGGTCCTCTACAAACACTTCCAAGGTGATAAGAACCATAATCCATGGGGACATAGATTAGCTCTTTACTTTTTTAAGCCTTATTCTATTCTGCCATCCTACTTATCTCCATTCCTCTGCCCCTGGGCCCGGTTTCTATCTTTAAACCAAGCCCAAGAATCTTAAAGCTCTTGCTGTAGACAGAAAACGGGTCCCCTCACAGCCCTAGGACATCAGGTCTCGAATTTCAAGTCTGGGGGGCTTAGTTTTGGCCTCAACTGATAGAAACACCAAGATGGGAATATCAAGGCTGCCGGCCGGGCTCAGGGGTCTGAGGCCACAGCACAGCATTCTTCTGGCTGGGAGCTCCCTCGTCCCCAGTGGGCCTGTTCCAGCCTCCATTATGATCATCTGGCTGCTGGGGAAAAATGTCCCCATCCAAAGAGGGATAGAAAAAAGTTGTAACTTTAAAAGCCCAGTCTACAAATCAGCTTCAGGACAGGAACTAGGAGCTGACAGTTCTCAGTAAGGAGAACCTTCTCTGCTCCTCTAGTCACAGGGTGGTGAGGGCTGTGTGACATTGTCGAGAGTGCTTCTGGAGCCTCCACCTCTTCTTTTTCCTGCCAATTTTCACTGCACTGAGAGGTGGGCTCTCTGGGTCTGAGCAAATGGAAATCAAAGCCCTGGAGGAGAT of the Sciurus carolinensis chromosome 11, mSciCar1.2, whole genome shotgun sequence genome contains:
- the Cry2 gene encoding cryptochrome-2, encoding MAAAVVTAAATVPTPATSADGASSVHWFRKGLRLHDNPALLAAVRGARCVRCVYILDPWFAASSSVGINRWRFLLQSLEDLDTSLRKLNSRLFVVRGQPADVFPRLFKEWGVTRLTFEYDSEPFGKERDAAIMKMAKEAGVEVVTENSHTLYDLDRIIELNGQKPPLTYKRFQAIISRMELPKKPVGAVSSQQMENCRAEIQEDHDDTYGVPSLEELGFPTEGLGPAVWQGGETEALARLDKHLERKAWVANYERPRMNANSLLASPTGLSPYLRFGCLSCRLFYYRLWDLYKKVKKNSTPPLSLFGQLLWREFFYTAATNNPRFDRMEGNPICIQIPWDRNPEALAKWAEGKTGFPWIDAIMTQLRQEGWIHHLARHAVACFLTRGDLWVSWESGVRVFDELLLDADFSVNAGSWMWLSCSAFFQQFFHCYCPVGFGRRTDPSGDYIRRYLPKLKGFPSRYIYEPWNAPESIQKAAKCIIGVDYPRPIVNHAETSRLNIERMKQIYQQLSRYRGLCLLASVPSCVEDLSHPVAEPGSSQAASTSSTGPRPLPSGPASPKRKLEAAEEPPGEELSKRARVAELPTPELPSKDA